The genomic window TAAAATAAAAGCATATAAAGAAATAGAAATAAATGATAATATAAAAGAGATTTTAAAGCTAGATGGGGTTATTGACATTGTAGGGAATTTAGGAAGAACTAAAGAAGAATATAAAAAGGCTATTGAAGTTGCAGGAGGACAGAGATTAAATTATATTGTTGTTAATACAGCAGAAAATGCCGTTAGAGCCATTAAATACCTAAAGGAGAATAACTTAGGTAGGGCTACTTTTTTACCATTAGATAGGATAGAAGGTAGAAGATCAGAAAAGATATTAGAAAAGGGGGTTATAGGGAGAGCTATTGACTTAGTTGATTTTGATGAAAGATATAGGAAGGTTTTTGAATATGTTTTTGGAAACACTGTTATTGTTGATAATATAGACACTGCTAAAGAGCTATCTAAGAAATATAAGGTAAGGTTTGTCACATTAGATGGGGATGTTGTAGAACCATCAGGGGTTATGATAGGTGGAGTTTATAAAGCTAAAGCTAAGATAAAGGTTGATGTTGATAATAATAAACTAGAGAATATTGCTAATGAAATAAAGAGATGTAAGAATAAATTAAACAATATTAGAGAAGAAAAAAAAGAAATAGAAGAAAAAATAAAGTCTATTCTGAGAAGAAAGATAGAGCTTGAGCATAAATTAGATGTTGCTAAAGATATTGAAAGAAAAAACAGAGAAATATTAGAAAAAAACACTATAATAATAAAAGAGCTTAGTTTAGAAGTGGAAAAATACAGTAAAGAATTAGAAAGATTAAAAGCTGAAAGAGATGAGGTTATTAATAATGTAAAACAGTATGAAGAAAAGTTGGATGAGTATAAAAAATTAAAGGATGAGGTTGTTAATGAGATAGAAGAGTTAGAAAATATAGAGGACATTAAAAGGCTTAATAAATTAGAAAAAGAAATTAAAGAAATTGAAAACAAAAGGAATGAAATTTATAATAAATTAAATAATGACAAAGTTATGATTGGTGTGTTAAAGGAAAAAGTGGATGAGATAGAGAAAAGATTATCTGATTTAAAAGAGAAAAAGAGATTATTAGAAGAAAATCTTAAGATTTATAAAAATAGTATAAAAAAGAATATGGAAATATTAGAAAAGAAAAAATTTACTTATAATAATCTTTATAAACATGTTAAAGAACTCATGGAGAAAAAGAAGGCATTTGAAGAAGAATTATTGATATTTAAAAAAGAAAAGGAAAAAATAGAAAATAAAATAAAAGATATTGAAAAGGAAATAAATAATTTCTTAATAGAAAAAGCAAAATATGAAAGTAAATTAGAAGAAGAAGAGGAAAATTTATATTTATGTGAAAAAATAGAAGATGATGAGTTAAAAGATAAAAGTATGGATGAATTAGAGTCTTATGTAATCCAGTTAGAAGAAGAGATTAAGAGGTTAGAACCTGTTAATATGAAGGCTATAGAAGATTATGAATTTATTTATAATAGATATAAAGAACTATTAGAAAAAAGAAAAGAGTATGAAAAGGATGAGAAAAAATACTTAAAACTTATGGATGAAATTGAAAAAAAGAAAAAAGAGGTATTTTTAGAGGTATTTAATAAAGTAGCAAAAAATTTTGAAGAGATATATAAACAGATTGGTGGATTAGGAAAACTAAGGTTAGAGAATAAAGAAAATCCATTTGAGGGTGGGCTTTTAATTGATGCCTCTCCAAAGGGGAAAAAGTTACTAAGTTTGGATGCAATGAGTGGAGGGGAAAAAAGTTTAACAGCTTTAGCTTTTTTATTTGCTATCCAAAAATTAAACTATTCTTCTATATATGTTTTAGATGAAGTTGATGCAGCTTTAGATGTTAAAAATGTCTCTCTAATAGCAGAAATAATAAAAAATGCTTGTAAAGAGAGCCAATTTATAGTTATAAGTCATAGGGAGCAGATGATTAGTAAAGCAGATGTAGTTTATGGGGTTTATATGGAAGATGGGTTAAGTAAAGTTGTAGGTATAAAATTATAAACATAATTATTTTGCTAGTCTTTTTAATATAAAAATAATAATATCTAATTCTTCATCAGAAATTTCATCAGATTTCATAATTTTTAGAATTTTATGAATTTTTGAGTAATATTTTTTATAAACTTCAAAAATCTTAGTAGAATTTTCTGTCAATTTATAAATCTTTTTTTCCTTACCTATTTTTGTTTTTTCAATAATACTAATTTCTAAACAATTCAATTTTTTCAATTCATTTATTGCATTACATATAGTTTGTTCTTTAACATAATGGTATTCATCACATTTTAACTTTTTAATATTTTGATTGAGTTTTTTTGTAATGTTATATATTGTTAACTCCTCCCCTTTCTTACCAAGAGCTAATATTTCTTCCATTATTTTCAATTTATCATGTACTTTTTTTGGCATTTCATCTACACCCTTTATAAAATATAAAATAAACTTCAAAAAAAGGATATGAGTTTTTTAGAATATCTCTTTATATATTCATGAACCTAATTATTATATCATAACCCAATAGGAGG from Methanocaldococcus villosus KIN24-T80 includes these protein-coding regions:
- the smc gene encoding chromosome segregation protein SMC — protein: MVMIKRIELKNFKSFKNLSLELPNGFIAIVGPNGSGKSNIVDAILFVLGKSSAKKLRADKYKGLITYHKGRRENFAEVCLYFDDFGIMRRIKKNGETDYFIIKDDNKKKISKQEAIDILRKKGLMANCVISQGDLLKIINMSPIERRKIIDELSGIAEYDEKKKKAEEELNKAKKLIEKIDIRISEVKKNLEKLKKEKEDAEKYIQLNKKLKSGRYYLLKKKIEHLKNIISNLEDRINKLSNLKKEFLIKSNEIESKINLLKYEIINLDKEIQKINNGEILELHKEIKELSLEVENDKRILNRLENDLLKVENEIKNKSKELEKNKEDIDHFKVEIEKNSKELENIEEQLNKLLLEREEILSKIDEKKEIINNLKKKERLINEKISELQNKIFQLKEKLNKIEKEIYKKTLLIEKNKQKIEQLKNEMNSIEEIDTKPIYLELENLNVELNFLKKRINELEKEERNLRERLDKLYADYIKEEAKIKAYKEIEINDNIKEILKLDGVIDIVGNLGRTKEEYKKAIEVAGGQRLNYIVVNTAENAVRAIKYLKENNLGRATFLPLDRIEGRRSEKILEKGVIGRAIDLVDFDERYRKVFEYVFGNTVIVDNIDTAKELSKKYKVRFVTLDGDVVEPSGVMIGGVYKAKAKIKVDVDNNKLENIANEIKRCKNKLNNIREEKKEIEEKIKSILRRKIELEHKLDVAKDIERKNREILEKNTIIIKELSLEVEKYSKELERLKAERDEVINNVKQYEEKLDEYKKLKDEVVNEIEELENIEDIKRLNKLEKEIKEIENKRNEIYNKLNNDKVMIGVLKEKVDEIEKRLSDLKEKKRLLEENLKIYKNSIKKNMEILEKKKFTYNNLYKHVKELMEKKKAFEEELLIFKKEKEKIENKIKDIEKEINNFLIEKAKYESKLEEEEENLYLCEKIEDDELKDKSMDELESYVIQLEEEIKRLEPVNMKAIEDYEFIYNRYKELLEKRKEYEKDEKKYLKLMDEIEKKKKEVFLEVFNKVAKNFEEIYKQIGGLGKLRLENKENPFEGGLLIDASPKGKKLLSLDAMSGGEKSLTALAFLFAIQKLNYSSIYVLDEVDAALDVKNVSLIAEIIKNACKESQFIVISHREQMISKADVVYGVYMEDGLSKVVGIKL